A segment of the Amycolatopsis thermophila genome:
CGGCCGCGATGTACGACATCGAAGTCCCGGCGGAGCTGCGGCTGCCGCGCGAGGAACCGCAGGCCGCGGCGGTGGCGCGATGATCACCGAAGCACAGGCTCGGTCGGCGCTGGACGCGGTGATCGACCCCGAACTGGACGAGCCCATCACCGATCTCGGGTTCGTGCGGTCGCTGGAGGTGTCCGGCGCCTCGGTGACGGTGCACCTGCGGCTGCCGACGTCGTTCTGCTCGCCCAACTTCGCCTACCTGATGGCCTCCGACGCGAAGGACGCCCTGTCGGCGCTGCCCGGCGCGGGCGAGGTGGCGGTGTTCCTCGACGACCACCACGACTCGGACCTCATCAACCGCGGCCTGGCCGCCGACGCCGGGTACCGCGGCACGTTCGGCGACGAGGCGGAGGACAGCCTGGCGGACCTGCGCGCGATCTTCCGCCGCAAGGCCCACACCGCGGCGATGGAACGCGTGCTCACCGCGTTGCTGCGGGCGAACCGCGAACTGCGCGAGGAGGACCTGCACGACGTCGTCCTCGGCGACCTGCCGCCCGGTGCGGCCACCGCCGCGCTGCTGCGGCGGCGCGAGGCGCTCGGGCTGGACACCGCGCCGTCCGCGTTCGTGCTCGTCGACGACGACGGGAACCGGTATCCGCGCTCGGAGGTCCCGCTGCGGTTGCGGTTCGCGCGGTCCATCCGCATCTCGATCGACGGCAATTCCCACTTCTGCCGCGGCCTGCTCCGGACGCGCTACCCGGAGTCCGCGGCCGACCAGTCACCCGTGAAGGAGAAGGTGTCGTGAAGGCAGTCCAGGTCGTGGGGTACCACGAGAACCTGCGCATGACCGAGGTGCCGCAGCCGCAGGTCACCGGCCCGTTCGACGTGATCGTGCGGATCGGCGGCGCCGGGGTGTGCCGCACCGACATCCACATCCTGGAAGGGCAGTGGGCGCAGAAGTCCGGTGTCACCCTGCCGTACACGATCGGTCACGAGAACGCCGGATGGGTGCACGCCGTCGGCAGCGCCGTCACCAACGTGGCCGAGGGCGACAAGGTGATCGTGCACCCGCTGATCACCTGCGGCCTGTGCCGGGCCTGCCGGTCGGGTGACGACGTGCACTGCTCGGCGAGCCAGTTCCCGGGCATCGACACCCACGGCGGCTACGCGGAGTACCTGAAGACGTCGGCCCGCAGCGTGGTGCGGATCGACGACGCGCTGGAACCGGCGGACGTCGCGGCCCTGGCCGACGCGGGGCTGACCGCCTACCACGCGGCGGCGAAGGCGGCGCGCCGGCTGCGGCCGGGGGACCGGTGCGTGGTGATCGGCGCGGGCGGGCTCGGGCACATCGGCATCCAGGTGCTGAAGGCGCTGACGGCGGCCGAGCTGGTGGTGGTGGACCGCAACCCGGACGCGGTCGAGCTGGCCGTGTCGATCGGCGCCGACCACGGGGTCGTCGCCCAGGGGCGGCACGTCGAGGAGGTGCTGGACCTGACCGGCGGCGCCGGGGCCGAGGTCGTGCTGGACTTCGTCGGCGAGGGCGGCGCCACCCGCGACGGCGTCGCGATGCTGCGCCGGGCTGGCGACTACCACGTGGTCGGGTACGGGGAGAACATCGACGTGCCGACCATCGACATCATCTCCACGGAGATCAACTTCATCGGCAACCTGGTCGGGTCGTACACGGACCTGTGCGAGCTGATGGTGCTGGCGGCGCAGGGCAGGGTGCGGCTGCACACGACGAAGTACCCGCTGGAGGGGTTCCAGGACGCGCTCGACGACCTCGGCGCCGGGCGGATCCGGGGGCGGGCGATCCTCACGCCGTGACGCGGACGCTCCCGTTCGTGGCATGCTCTGCTCAGGTTTGCACGAACGGGAGCGCACCATGGACCGCGACGAGATCGACGACGACGTCTACGAGCAGCTGGACGCCTCGGACACCTTGGACACCACCGGCCCGGCCGACCCGCTGGACGAGGGCTACTCGGCGGCGGAACGCCCGTGGGGGGCGTCCGGCTGGGGCACGACCGCCCGCGAGGAGGTGACGGGCGAGGGGCTCGACGCCCGGCTGGCG
Coding sequences within it:
- a CDS encoding iron-sulfur cluster assembly protein; protein product: MITEAQARSALDAVIDPELDEPITDLGFVRSLEVSGASVTVHLRLPTSFCSPNFAYLMASDAKDALSALPGAGEVAVFLDDHHDSDLINRGLAADAGYRGTFGDEAEDSLADLRAIFRRKAHTAAMERVLTALLRANRELREEDLHDVVLGDLPPGAATAALLRRREALGLDTAPSAFVLVDDDGNRYPRSEVPLRLRFARSIRISIDGNSHFCRGLLRTRYPESAADQSPVKEKVS
- a CDS encoding NAD(P)-dependent alcohol dehydrogenase: MKAVQVVGYHENLRMTEVPQPQVTGPFDVIVRIGGAGVCRTDIHILEGQWAQKSGVTLPYTIGHENAGWVHAVGSAVTNVAEGDKVIVHPLITCGLCRACRSGDDVHCSASQFPGIDTHGGYAEYLKTSARSVVRIDDALEPADVAALADAGLTAYHAAAKAARRLRPGDRCVVIGAGGLGHIGIQVLKALTAAELVVVDRNPDAVELAVSIGADHGVVAQGRHVEEVLDLTGGAGAEVVLDFVGEGGATRDGVAMLRRAGDYHVVGYGENIDVPTIDIISTEINFIGNLVGSYTDLCELMVLAAQGRVRLHTTKYPLEGFQDALDDLGAGRIRGRAILTP